One region of Tamandua tetradactyla isolate mTamTet1 chromosome 6, mTamTet1.pri, whole genome shotgun sequence genomic DNA includes:
- the YTHDF3 gene encoding YTH domain-containing family protein 3 isoform X1 — MHPEGGGRGDETRRAPGDGPRVRPKGQGNKVSVQNGSIHQKDAVNDDDFEPYLSSQTNQSNSYPPMSDPYMPSYYAPSIGFPYSLGEAAWSTAGDQPMPYLTTYGQMSNGEHHYIPDGVFSQPGALGNTPPFLGQHGFNFFPGNADFSTWGTSGSQGQSTQNSAYSSSYGYPPSSLGRAITDGQAGFGNDTLSKVPGISSIEQGMTGLKIGGDLTAAVTKTVGTALSSTGMTSIATNSVPPVSSAAPKPTSWAAIARKPAKPQPKLKPKGNVGIGGSAVPPPPIKHNMNIGTWDEKGSVVKAPPAQPVLPPQTIIQQPQPLIQPPPLVQSQLPQQQPQPPQPQQQQGPQPQAQPHQVQPQQQQLQNRWVAPRNRGAGFNQNNGVGSENFGLGGVPVSASPSSVEVHPVLEKLKAINNYNPKDFDWNLKNGRVFIIKSYSEDDIHRSIKYSIWCSTEHGNKRLDAAYRSLNGKGPLYLLFSVNGSGHFCGVAEMKSVVDYNAYAGVWSQDKWKGKFEVKWIFVKDVPNNQLRHIRLENNDNKPVTNSRDTQEVPLEKAKQVLKIIATFKHTTSIFDDFAHYEKRQEEEEAMRRERNRNKQ; from the exons ATGCATCCTGAGGGCGGAGGACGTGGGGATGAGACCAGGCGAGCTCCAGGAGATGGGCCCCGAGTG AGACCTAAAGGGCAAGGAAATAAAG TTTCAGTACAAAATGGTTCGATTCATCAGAAAGATGCTGTAAATGATGATGATTTTGAGCCATACTTAAGTAGCCAGACAAATCAG AGTAACAGCTATCCACCAATGTCAGATCCATACATGCCTAGTTACTATGCTCCATCTATTGGATTTCCATATTCTCTTGGGGAAGCAGCATGGTCCACAGCTGGAGACCAACCCATGCCATATCTGACAacttatggacaaatgagtaatgGAGAACATCATTATATACCAGATGGTGTGTTTAGTCAACCTGGAGCATTAGGAAATACACCTCCATTTCTTGGTCAACATGGATTTAACTTTTTTCCTGGTAATGCTGATTTCTCTACATGGGGGACAAGTGGATCTCAGGGACAATCAACACAAAATTCTGCTTACAGTAGCAGTTATGGCTATCCACCTAGTTCTCTTGGGAGAGCTATTACTGATGGACAGGCTGGATTTGGCAATGATACTTTGAGTAAGGTGCCTGGCATTAGCAGTATTGAGCAAGGCATGACTGGACTGAAAATTGGTGGTGACCTGACAGCTGCAGTGACAAAAACTGTAGGTACAGCCTTGAGCAGCACCGGAATGACTAGCATTGCAACCAATAGTGTGCCCCCCGTTAGCAGTGCAGCACCTAAACCAACCTCCTGGGCTGCCATTGCCAGAAAGCCTGCCAAACCTCAACCGAAACTTAAACCCAAGGGCAATGTGGGAATTGGGGGTTCTGCTGTGCCACCACCACCTATAAAACACAATATGAATATTGGAACTTGGGATGAAAAGGGGTCAGTGGTAAAAGCTCCGCCAGCCCAACCAGTTCTGCCTCCTCAAACTATAATCCAGCAGCCTCAGCCATTAATTCAGCCACCACCATTGGTACAAAGCCAACTGCCTCAACAGCAGCCTCAGCCACCACAACCACAGCAGCAACAAGGACCTCAGCCACAGGCCCAGCCTCACCAAGTGCAGCCCCAACAGCAACAACTGCAGAATCGCTGGGTAGCTCCTCGAAACAGGGGAGCAGGCTTCAACCAGAACAATGGAGTGGGCAGCGAAAACTTTGGTTTAGGTGGTGTTCCTGTCAGCGCTTCACCTTCTAGTGTGGAAGTGCATCCAGTACTGGAAAAGCTAAAGGCCATAAACAACTACAATCCCAAAGACTTTGATTGGAACCTGAAGAATGGGCGTGTGTTTATAATCAAAAGCTATTCTGAAGATGACATACATCGCTCCATTAAGTACTCTATCTGGTGTAGTACTGAGCATGGTAATAAGCGTTTGGATGCAGCTTACCGTTCCCTGAATGGGAAAGGCCCACTCTATTTACTCTTCAGTGTGAATGGTAGTGGACATTTCTGTGGAGTGGCTGAGATGAAGTCTGTTGTGGACTATAATGCATATGCTGGTGTCTGGTCTCAGGATAAGTGGAAGGGCAAATTTGAAGTTAAATGGATCTTTGTCAAAGATGTTCCCAATAACCAATTACGGCATATTCGTTtagaaaacaatgacaacaaaccAGTTACCAATTCAAGGGACACTCAAGAGGTACCCCTAGAAAAAGCTAAGCAAGTGCTTAAAATAATTGCCACTTTCAAGCATACCACCTCAATCTTTGATGACTTTGCACATTATGAAAAGCGTCAAGAAGAGGAGGAAGCCATGCGTAGG
- the LOC143688673 gene encoding uncharacterized protein LOC143688673 — MADRLPSLTSAPSLPDLPLSTLTSALTSLLLPRPPAADLGSALATPRHRRRDCTSGSGRMREFTVALSGIPIVCAREVTSPRRKVQVGGSKKPGQSRTSLHSGQGTAWSCGSSCWRSWNRGRRRGGPRDGRRPGGRPPASGNLGSNRPRPS; from the coding sequence ATGGCGGACAGACTCCCTAGTCTCACTTCCGCTCCGAGCCTCCCTGACCTTCCGCTCTCCACTCTGACGTCCGCGCTCACCTCGCTCTTACTCCCCCGCCCTCCCGCCGCCGACCTTGGCTCCGCCCTCGCCACGCCACGTCACCGGAGACGGGACTGCACGTCCGGCTCCGGGCGCATGCGCGAATTTACAGTGGCGCTTAGTGGGATTCCTATCGTCTGCGCGAGGGAGGTTACCTCTCCGAGGCGGAAGGTGCAGGTTGGCGGCAGTAAGAAACCGGGCCAGAGCCGGACTTCTTTGCACTCTGGGCAGGGGACTGCCTGGTCGTGTGGGAGCAGCTGCTGGAGAAGTTGGAACCGGGGCCGAAGGCGCGGGGGCCCGCGGGATGGAAGGAGGCCGGGAGGACGCCCCCCGGCTAGCGGGAACCTCGGCTCGAATCGCCCGAGGCCGTCCTAA
- the YTHDF3 gene encoding YTH domain-containing family protein 3 isoform X2, producing MFYLDLSLLHRAEETGEGSFSVQNGSIHQKDAVNDDDFEPYLSSQTNQSNSYPPMSDPYMPSYYAPSIGFPYSLGEAAWSTAGDQPMPYLTTYGQMSNGEHHYIPDGVFSQPGALGNTPPFLGQHGFNFFPGNADFSTWGTSGSQGQSTQNSAYSSSYGYPPSSLGRAITDGQAGFGNDTLSKVPGISSIEQGMTGLKIGGDLTAAVTKTVGTALSSTGMTSIATNSVPPVSSAAPKPTSWAAIARKPAKPQPKLKPKGNVGIGGSAVPPPPIKHNMNIGTWDEKGSVVKAPPAQPVLPPQTIIQQPQPLIQPPPLVQSQLPQQQPQPPQPQQQQGPQPQAQPHQVQPQQQQLQNRWVAPRNRGAGFNQNNGVGSENFGLGGVPVSASPSSVEVHPVLEKLKAINNYNPKDFDWNLKNGRVFIIKSYSEDDIHRSIKYSIWCSTEHGNKRLDAAYRSLNGKGPLYLLFSVNGSGHFCGVAEMKSVVDYNAYAGVWSQDKWKGKFEVKWIFVKDVPNNQLRHIRLENNDNKPVTNSRDTQEVPLEKAKQVLKIIATFKHTTSIFDDFAHYEKRQEEEEAMRRERNRNKQ from the exons ATGTTCTATCTTGATTTGTCTCTGCTACATAGAGCAGAGGAAACAGGCGAAGGATCAT TTTCAGTACAAAATGGTTCGATTCATCAGAAAGATGCTGTAAATGATGATGATTTTGAGCCATACTTAAGTAGCCAGACAAATCAG AGTAACAGCTATCCACCAATGTCAGATCCATACATGCCTAGTTACTATGCTCCATCTATTGGATTTCCATATTCTCTTGGGGAAGCAGCATGGTCCACAGCTGGAGACCAACCCATGCCATATCTGACAacttatggacaaatgagtaatgGAGAACATCATTATATACCAGATGGTGTGTTTAGTCAACCTGGAGCATTAGGAAATACACCTCCATTTCTTGGTCAACATGGATTTAACTTTTTTCCTGGTAATGCTGATTTCTCTACATGGGGGACAAGTGGATCTCAGGGACAATCAACACAAAATTCTGCTTACAGTAGCAGTTATGGCTATCCACCTAGTTCTCTTGGGAGAGCTATTACTGATGGACAGGCTGGATTTGGCAATGATACTTTGAGTAAGGTGCCTGGCATTAGCAGTATTGAGCAAGGCATGACTGGACTGAAAATTGGTGGTGACCTGACAGCTGCAGTGACAAAAACTGTAGGTACAGCCTTGAGCAGCACCGGAATGACTAGCATTGCAACCAATAGTGTGCCCCCCGTTAGCAGTGCAGCACCTAAACCAACCTCCTGGGCTGCCATTGCCAGAAAGCCTGCCAAACCTCAACCGAAACTTAAACCCAAGGGCAATGTGGGAATTGGGGGTTCTGCTGTGCCACCACCACCTATAAAACACAATATGAATATTGGAACTTGGGATGAAAAGGGGTCAGTGGTAAAAGCTCCGCCAGCCCAACCAGTTCTGCCTCCTCAAACTATAATCCAGCAGCCTCAGCCATTAATTCAGCCACCACCATTGGTACAAAGCCAACTGCCTCAACAGCAGCCTCAGCCACCACAACCACAGCAGCAACAAGGACCTCAGCCACAGGCCCAGCCTCACCAAGTGCAGCCCCAACAGCAACAACTGCAGAATCGCTGGGTAGCTCCTCGAAACAGGGGAGCAGGCTTCAACCAGAACAATGGAGTGGGCAGCGAAAACTTTGGTTTAGGTGGTGTTCCTGTCAGCGCTTCACCTTCTAGTGTGGAAGTGCATCCAGTACTGGAAAAGCTAAAGGCCATAAACAACTACAATCCCAAAGACTTTGATTGGAACCTGAAGAATGGGCGTGTGTTTATAATCAAAAGCTATTCTGAAGATGACATACATCGCTCCATTAAGTACTCTATCTGGTGTAGTACTGAGCATGGTAATAAGCGTTTGGATGCAGCTTACCGTTCCCTGAATGGGAAAGGCCCACTCTATTTACTCTTCAGTGTGAATGGTAGTGGACATTTCTGTGGAGTGGCTGAGATGAAGTCTGTTGTGGACTATAATGCATATGCTGGTGTCTGGTCTCAGGATAAGTGGAAGGGCAAATTTGAAGTTAAATGGATCTTTGTCAAAGATGTTCCCAATAACCAATTACGGCATATTCGTTtagaaaacaatgacaacaaaccAGTTACCAATTCAAGGGACACTCAAGAGGTACCCCTAGAAAAAGCTAAGCAAGTGCTTAAAATAATTGCCACTTTCAAGCATACCACCTCAATCTTTGATGACTTTGCACATTATGAAAAGCGTCAAGAAGAGGAGGAAGCCATGCGTAGG
- the YTHDF3 gene encoding YTH domain-containing family protein 3 isoform X4, with product MSDPYMPSYYAPSIGFPYSLGEAAWSTAGDQPMPYLTTYGQMSNGEHHYIPDGVFSQPGALGNTPPFLGQHGFNFFPGNADFSTWGTSGSQGQSTQNSAYSSSYGYPPSSLGRAITDGQAGFGNDTLSKVPGISSIEQGMTGLKIGGDLTAAVTKTVGTALSSTGMTSIATNSVPPVSSAAPKPTSWAAIARKPAKPQPKLKPKGNVGIGGSAVPPPPIKHNMNIGTWDEKGSVVKAPPAQPVLPPQTIIQQPQPLIQPPPLVQSQLPQQQPQPPQPQQQQGPQPQAQPHQVQPQQQQLQNRWVAPRNRGAGFNQNNGVGSENFGLGGVPVSASPSSVEVHPVLEKLKAINNYNPKDFDWNLKNGRVFIIKSYSEDDIHRSIKYSIWCSTEHGNKRLDAAYRSLNGKGPLYLLFSVNGSGHFCGVAEMKSVVDYNAYAGVWSQDKWKGKFEVKWIFVKDVPNNQLRHIRLENNDNKPVTNSRDTQEVPLEKAKQVLKIIATFKHTTSIFDDFAHYEKRQEEEEAMRRERNRNKQ from the coding sequence ATGTCAGATCCATACATGCCTAGTTACTATGCTCCATCTATTGGATTTCCATATTCTCTTGGGGAAGCAGCATGGTCCACAGCTGGAGACCAACCCATGCCATATCTGACAacttatggacaaatgagtaatgGAGAACATCATTATATACCAGATGGTGTGTTTAGTCAACCTGGAGCATTAGGAAATACACCTCCATTTCTTGGTCAACATGGATTTAACTTTTTTCCTGGTAATGCTGATTTCTCTACATGGGGGACAAGTGGATCTCAGGGACAATCAACACAAAATTCTGCTTACAGTAGCAGTTATGGCTATCCACCTAGTTCTCTTGGGAGAGCTATTACTGATGGACAGGCTGGATTTGGCAATGATACTTTGAGTAAGGTGCCTGGCATTAGCAGTATTGAGCAAGGCATGACTGGACTGAAAATTGGTGGTGACCTGACAGCTGCAGTGACAAAAACTGTAGGTACAGCCTTGAGCAGCACCGGAATGACTAGCATTGCAACCAATAGTGTGCCCCCCGTTAGCAGTGCAGCACCTAAACCAACCTCCTGGGCTGCCATTGCCAGAAAGCCTGCCAAACCTCAACCGAAACTTAAACCCAAGGGCAATGTGGGAATTGGGGGTTCTGCTGTGCCACCACCACCTATAAAACACAATATGAATATTGGAACTTGGGATGAAAAGGGGTCAGTGGTAAAAGCTCCGCCAGCCCAACCAGTTCTGCCTCCTCAAACTATAATCCAGCAGCCTCAGCCATTAATTCAGCCACCACCATTGGTACAAAGCCAACTGCCTCAACAGCAGCCTCAGCCACCACAACCACAGCAGCAACAAGGACCTCAGCCACAGGCCCAGCCTCACCAAGTGCAGCCCCAACAGCAACAACTGCAGAATCGCTGGGTAGCTCCTCGAAACAGGGGAGCAGGCTTCAACCAGAACAATGGAGTGGGCAGCGAAAACTTTGGTTTAGGTGGTGTTCCTGTCAGCGCTTCACCTTCTAGTGTGGAAGTGCATCCAGTACTGGAAAAGCTAAAGGCCATAAACAACTACAATCCCAAAGACTTTGATTGGAACCTGAAGAATGGGCGTGTGTTTATAATCAAAAGCTATTCTGAAGATGACATACATCGCTCCATTAAGTACTCTATCTGGTGTAGTACTGAGCATGGTAATAAGCGTTTGGATGCAGCTTACCGTTCCCTGAATGGGAAAGGCCCACTCTATTTACTCTTCAGTGTGAATGGTAGTGGACATTTCTGTGGAGTGGCTGAGATGAAGTCTGTTGTGGACTATAATGCATATGCTGGTGTCTGGTCTCAGGATAAGTGGAAGGGCAAATTTGAAGTTAAATGGATCTTTGTCAAAGATGTTCCCAATAACCAATTACGGCATATTCGTTtagaaaacaatgacaacaaaccAGTTACCAATTCAAGGGACACTCAAGAGGTACCCCTAGAAAAAGCTAAGCAAGTGCTTAAAATAATTGCCACTTTCAAGCATACCACCTCAATCTTTGATGACTTTGCACATTATGAAAAGCGTCAAGAAGAGGAGGAAGCCATGCGTAGG
- the YTHDF3 gene encoding YTH domain-containing family protein 3 isoform X3 has product MSATSVDQRPKGQGNKVSVQNGSIHQKDAVNDDDFEPYLSSQTNQSNSYPPMSDPYMPSYYAPSIGFPYSLGEAAWSTAGDQPMPYLTTYGQMSNGEHHYIPDGVFSQPGALGNTPPFLGQHGFNFFPGNADFSTWGTSGSQGQSTQNSAYSSSYGYPPSSLGRAITDGQAGFGNDTLSKVPGISSIEQGMTGLKIGGDLTAAVTKTVGTALSSTGMTSIATNSVPPVSSAAPKPTSWAAIARKPAKPQPKLKPKGNVGIGGSAVPPPPIKHNMNIGTWDEKGSVVKAPPAQPVLPPQTIIQQPQPLIQPPPLVQSQLPQQQPQPPQPQQQQGPQPQAQPHQVQPQQQQLQNRWVAPRNRGAGFNQNNGVGSENFGLGGVPVSASPSSVEVHPVLEKLKAINNYNPKDFDWNLKNGRVFIIKSYSEDDIHRSIKYSIWCSTEHGNKRLDAAYRSLNGKGPLYLLFSVNGSGHFCGVAEMKSVVDYNAYAGVWSQDKWKGKFEVKWIFVKDVPNNQLRHIRLENNDNKPVTNSRDTQEVPLEKAKQVLKIIATFKHTTSIFDDFAHYEKRQEEEEAMRRERNRNKQ; this is encoded by the exons ATGTCAGCCACTAGCGTGGATCAG AGACCTAAAGGGCAAGGAAATAAAG TTTCAGTACAAAATGGTTCGATTCATCAGAAAGATGCTGTAAATGATGATGATTTTGAGCCATACTTAAGTAGCCAGACAAATCAG AGTAACAGCTATCCACCAATGTCAGATCCATACATGCCTAGTTACTATGCTCCATCTATTGGATTTCCATATTCTCTTGGGGAAGCAGCATGGTCCACAGCTGGAGACCAACCCATGCCATATCTGACAacttatggacaaatgagtaatgGAGAACATCATTATATACCAGATGGTGTGTTTAGTCAACCTGGAGCATTAGGAAATACACCTCCATTTCTTGGTCAACATGGATTTAACTTTTTTCCTGGTAATGCTGATTTCTCTACATGGGGGACAAGTGGATCTCAGGGACAATCAACACAAAATTCTGCTTACAGTAGCAGTTATGGCTATCCACCTAGTTCTCTTGGGAGAGCTATTACTGATGGACAGGCTGGATTTGGCAATGATACTTTGAGTAAGGTGCCTGGCATTAGCAGTATTGAGCAAGGCATGACTGGACTGAAAATTGGTGGTGACCTGACAGCTGCAGTGACAAAAACTGTAGGTACAGCCTTGAGCAGCACCGGAATGACTAGCATTGCAACCAATAGTGTGCCCCCCGTTAGCAGTGCAGCACCTAAACCAACCTCCTGGGCTGCCATTGCCAGAAAGCCTGCCAAACCTCAACCGAAACTTAAACCCAAGGGCAATGTGGGAATTGGGGGTTCTGCTGTGCCACCACCACCTATAAAACACAATATGAATATTGGAACTTGGGATGAAAAGGGGTCAGTGGTAAAAGCTCCGCCAGCCCAACCAGTTCTGCCTCCTCAAACTATAATCCAGCAGCCTCAGCCATTAATTCAGCCACCACCATTGGTACAAAGCCAACTGCCTCAACAGCAGCCTCAGCCACCACAACCACAGCAGCAACAAGGACCTCAGCCACAGGCCCAGCCTCACCAAGTGCAGCCCCAACAGCAACAACTGCAGAATCGCTGGGTAGCTCCTCGAAACAGGGGAGCAGGCTTCAACCAGAACAATGGAGTGGGCAGCGAAAACTTTGGTTTAGGTGGTGTTCCTGTCAGCGCTTCACCTTCTAGTGTGGAAGTGCATCCAGTACTGGAAAAGCTAAAGGCCATAAACAACTACAATCCCAAAGACTTTGATTGGAACCTGAAGAATGGGCGTGTGTTTATAATCAAAAGCTATTCTGAAGATGACATACATCGCTCCATTAAGTACTCTATCTGGTGTAGTACTGAGCATGGTAATAAGCGTTTGGATGCAGCTTACCGTTCCCTGAATGGGAAAGGCCCACTCTATTTACTCTTCAGTGTGAATGGTAGTGGACATTTCTGTGGAGTGGCTGAGATGAAGTCTGTTGTGGACTATAATGCATATGCTGGTGTCTGGTCTCAGGATAAGTGGAAGGGCAAATTTGAAGTTAAATGGATCTTTGTCAAAGATGTTCCCAATAACCAATTACGGCATATTCGTTtagaaaacaatgacaacaaaccAGTTACCAATTCAAGGGACACTCAAGAGGTACCCCTAGAAAAAGCTAAGCAAGTGCTTAAAATAATTGCCACTTTCAAGCATACCACCTCAATCTTTGATGACTTTGCACATTATGAAAAGCGTCAAGAAGAGGAGGAAGCCATGCGTAGG